One window of the Methyloprofundus sedimenti genome contains the following:
- a CDS encoding outer membrane beta-barrel protein, producing MKNKTALIRVPMKVLLCSFSLINVCHAEASTDGRSVYLGLLGGGGSLSSTSIEQTGISFGQNGQANTDVAAQGTSGNTGASIGGAHVGYEFDGWDLGGEESGWALNPAVEIEGYYLGSNPSAYAVNPLATNEHDFSIRMPINAGVFLANTIFSFKTPYSKIIIPYFGGGIGGATLSVKGASSEQLSPAEPGLNHFNTNPNASSSAFAASAKVGLRAEVYNHFSLFAEYRYLFINSSSYTFGSTNGASQGYPNHNVTTPWHVNFGSQNYHMAVAGFEYSF from the coding sequence ATGAAAAACAAAACTGCGCTTATCCGAGTTCCAATGAAGGTTCTTTTGTGCTCCTTTTCGCTTATCAATGTATGTCACGCTGAAGCATCGACTGATGGTAGAAGCGTCTATCTTGGATTACTCGGTGGTGGCGGGTCTCTTTCAAGTACCAGTATAGAGCAGACTGGAATATCCTTTGGACAAAACGGCCAAGCAAACACTGATGTGGCCGCTCAAGGAACATCCGGAAATACTGGGGCATCAATTGGCGGTGCTCATGTTGGTTACGAGTTTGATGGCTGGGACTTAGGTGGTGAGGAATCGGGATGGGCATTGAACCCAGCCGTAGAAATTGAGGGCTATTATTTGGGAAGCAATCCATCTGCTTATGCAGTCAATCCCTTGGCTACAAATGAGCACGATTTTTCAATCAGAATGCCTATAAATGCAGGCGTTTTTCTCGCAAATACAATTTTCAGCTTTAAAACACCTTATTCAAAAATTATCATTCCATATTTTGGCGGTGGAATTGGTGGGGCTACTCTGTCAGTCAAGGGAGCTTCATCTGAACAGCTATCACCTGCCGAACCTGGATTGAATCATTTCAATACAAATCCAAATGCATCAAGCTCAGCATTTGCCGCATCTGCCAAGGTCGGTCTAAGGGCTGAGGTCTATAATCACTTTTCCTTGTTCGCGGAATATCGTTATCTCTTTATAAATTCTTCGAGTTACACTTTTGGGAGTACTAATGGGGCTTCTCAGGGATATCCTAATCACAATGTTACAACCCCTTGGCATGTTAATTTTGGTAGTCAAAACTACCATATGGCTGTTGCAGGTTTCGAATACAGTTTCTAG